One part of the Lotus japonicus ecotype B-129 chromosome 2, LjGifu_v1.2 genome encodes these proteins:
- the LOC130738335 gene encoding uncharacterized protein LOC130738335, whose amino-acid sequence MMETISECGNFLVQELSDVKPSTVLTFGTAHLVWVRLWQVPLGLWTESFFTAMGNRLGSFVESDEDTKLRLRADYARILIRMHHPLLHCFTMAVDVNGVSSIILVEKDDVPYDYGMVHGMPSTPWKIYNSEEDNVTEDDEDYNDAKETEAARHVDVVTSPNDKDYESPVDVEPDEEDEVYRNERMEGLKVILAKSLSKQEEEALAIDDDGGWTSTPEVVVLPRMASAPGLPEADSLISNSNVSKEAINTEEIQKEQLQVLLDSGYTLQELEGWRNKTNAAEITLKGNHILNEVFQNSDSNNNKRYSVTGYSFNSQDLFPNYYLPYQSTKWDPFRVQVQVQGLKPCLPHGLNQKQFIMPTLASQEKNDVDVFVHTSPNQIVRQQFPFVRESGPTQTPQKSALPLTCVEADAPETPAVVITPNTNSSKRSSQRGRPRGSKNKPQSLPAGFLEPVAGEDGVSTRAQRAWLIGKQLGLKPRGSEALMLRGLEAQIRENHPHLK is encoded by the coding sequence ATGATGGAAACAATTTCGGAGTGTGGCAATTTTTTGGTGCAGGAACTTTCTGATGTTAAACCCAGCACAGTTCTAACCTTTGGCACGGCACACCTTGTTTGGGTCCGACTGTGGCAAGTACCATTGGGCTTATGGACTGAATCTTTTTTCACTGCTATGGGTAACAGATTGGGGAGCTTTGTGGAGTCAGATGAAGATACCAAGTTACGACTCAGAGCCGACTATGCACGCATCTTAATTCGAATGCACCATCCCCTTCTACACTGCTTTACCATGGCTGTGGATGTGAATGGTGTTTCCAGTATAATTTTGGTCGAAAAGGATGATGTTCCCTATGATTACGGCATGGTTCATGGTATGCCGTCAACGCCGTGGAAAATCTACAATTCAGAGGAGGATAATGTTACTGAGGATGATGAGGATTATAATGATGCTAAAGAGACAGAGGCGGCCAGGCATGTTGATGTTGTTACAAGCCCCAACGACAAGGATTATGAGTCCCCTGTTGACGTCGAACCTgacgaagaagatgaagtgtaCAGGAATGAGAGAATGGAGGGTCTCAAAGTGATCCTGGCTAAGTCGCTCTCCAAGCAGGAAGAGGAAGCTCTTGCgattgatgatgatggtggctGGACGTCGACACCGGAGGTAGTGGTGCTTCCGAGGATGGCGTCGGCGCCGGGATTGCCTGAGGCGGACAGTTTAATTTCAAATTCCAACGTGAGTAAAGAGGCCATCAATACAGAGGAGATTCAGAAGGAACAGTTACAGGTCTTGCTTGACTCAGGTTATACGTTACAAGAACTTGAAGGCTGGAGGAACAAAACAAATGCAGCTGAAATCACGTTAAAAGGAAATCATATCCTTAATGAGGTTTTTCAAAATTCTGATTCAAATAACAATAAAAGATATTCAGTTACAGGTTATTCTTTTAACTCACAGGATTTGTTTCCTAATTATTATTTGCCTTACCAATCTACTAAGTGGGACCCGTTCCGagttcaagttcaagttcaagggCTAAAACCATGTTTGCCTCACGGTTTAAATCAAAAACAATTTATTATGCCCACTTTAGCTTCTCAGGAGAAGAACGACGTTGATGTCTTTGTGCATACATCTCCAAATCAAATTGTCAGGCAGCAATTTCCTTTTGTGCGTGAGAGCGGTCCAACACAAACACCTCAAAAAAGTGCTCTACCCCTTACGTGCGTGGAGGCCGACGCACCAGAGACACCAGCAGTCGTGATCACCCCGAATACAAATTCATCAAAGAGAAGCTCTCAGCGAGGGCGTCCAAGGGGAAGCAAAAATAAACCCCAATCCTTGCCTGCGGGTTTTTTAGAGCCTGTAGCTGGTGAAGACGGTGTGTCGACTCGCGCGCAAAGAGCTTGGCTGATAGGGAAACAGTTGGGTCTTAAACCAAGAGGGTCGGAAGCTTTGATGCTGAGAGGCTTAGAAGCTCAGATTCGTGAAAACCATCCCCATCTCAAATAG
- the LOC130736635 gene encoding pentatricopeptide repeat-containing protein At1g12300, mitochondrial-like, with protein sequence MLQMHSTPPIFEFGKVLTFLVKTEHYSTAISLSRQMESSGIAPNIVTLNILINCHCYLGQTTSAFSVLANILKRGFQPTTITFTTLIKGLCLHGNVHRALQFHDVVLAQGFRLDQVSYGTLINGLCKMGETSAALELLRRIEGRGIKPNVVMYNTIIDSLCKDKLVSHACNLYSEMIVKGISPDVVTYSALVYGFCIVGQLKQAISLLDEMTTKNIDPNVYTYSTLVDALCKEGKVKEAKNVLAVMIKQGVKLDVVTYNSLMDGYCLVNEVNKAQDVFNAMAQRGVTPNVRSYNIMMNGLCKIKMVDEALNLLAEMDCKKITPNTVTYNSLIDGLCKTGRVSNAWELLDEMHVRGQPVDIITYNSLVDALCKSHHVDKAIALIEKIKDQGVQPNVRTYTILLDGLCKEGRLKDAQEVFQDLVIKGHHIDVHTYSVMINGLCKEGLFDEALALLSKMENEGCIPNAITFEIIIRSLFEKGENDKVEKLLHDMIARGLLEKLN encoded by the coding sequence ATGCTTCAAATGCATTCTACCCCACCCATCTTCGAATTCGGCAAGGTTTTAACTTTCCTCGTCAAGACGGAGCATTACTCCACCGCTATATCCCTTTCTCGCCAAATGGAATCTAGTGGAATTGCGCCAAACATTGTTACTCTCAACATCCTCATCAATTGCCACTGCTACCTAGGTCAAACCACTTCCGCATTTTCTGTATTGGCCAACATTCTCAAGAGGGGTTTTCAGCCAACTACCATCACCTTCACTACTCTTATCAAAGGTCTCTGTCTTCACGGCAATGTTCACAGAGCTCTGCAATTTCATGATGTCGTGTTGGCTCAGGGGTTTCGGTTGGATCAAGTCAGTTACGGGACCTTGATCAATGGGCTATGTAAAATGGGTGAAACAAGTGCTGCTTTGGAGTTGCTTAGGCGGATTGAAGGGCGAGGGATTAAACCTAATGTGGTAATGTACAACACCATCATTGATAGCCTGTGTAAAGATAAACTTGTAAGTCATGCTTGCAATTTATATTCTGAAATGATTGTCAAGGGAATATCTCCTGATGTTGTCACTTACAGTGCTTTAGTGTATGGCTTTTGCATTGTTGGTCAATTGAAAcaagcaatttctttgttagATGAAATGACAACAAAAAACATCGACCCAAATGTTTATACTTATAGTACATTGGTCGATGCTCTATGTAAGGAAGGGAAGGTGAAAGAAGCTAAAAATGTGTTAGCTGTGATGATTAAACAAGGTGTGAAACTTGATGTTGTTACTTATAATTCCTTGATGGATGGGTATTGCCTGGTTAATGAAGTGAATAAAGCCCAAGATGTATTCAATGCTATGGCTCAGAGGGGAGTGACTCCTAATGTTAGGAGCTACAATATCATGATGAATGGATTATGTAAGATTAAAATGGTGGATGAAGCCTTGAATCTCCTTGCAGAAATGGATTGCAAAAAGATTACTCCTAATACAGTTACCTACAATTCTCTTATTGATGGTTTGTGCAAAACAGGGAGAGTCTCTAATGCATGGGAGCTTCTTGACGAGATGCATGTTAGAGGTCAACCAGTTGATATAATCACTTACAATTCTTTAGTCGATGCATTATGCAAAAGCCATCACGTTGACAAGGCAATTGCACTTATCGAGAAAATTAAAGACCAGGGTGTTCAGCCGAATGTGCGCACATACACAATACTTCTAGATGGACTATGTAAAGAAGGAAGACTCAAGGATGCACAAGAAGTTTTTCAGGATCTTGTGATTAAAGGCCATCATATAGATGTCCATACATATAGTGTTATGATCAATGGTCTTTGTAAAGAAGGCTTGTTTGATGAAGCGTTGGCTTTACTGTCAAAAATGGAAAATGAGGGTTGTATCCCTAATGCTAtaacttttgaaataattattcgTTCACTCTTTGAAAAAGGTGAGAATGACAAGGTTGAGAAACTCCTTCATGACATGATTGCTAGAGGTCTACTGGAAAAATTAAACTAA